In Sphingobacteriaceae bacterium, the following proteins share a genomic window:
- a CDS encoding TonB-dependent receptor: protein MKNFTLIFILASFICPVLVKSQTSNVTSQTIRGVVVDKQSQTPIPGANVILPGTDPVKGSVTDTEGRFKITDVKVGRYDLKISYLGYKEIVMPNVIVSAGKEVVMEIGMEENISSLQEVVVAGTKKNETQNEMVSVSGRSFSMEEVNRYAGGRSDPSRLAANFAGVSSPDDSRNDIVIRGNSPTGVLWRIEGLNIPNPNHFSTVGTTGGPVSAINTNVIKNSDFFTSAFPAEYGNANAGVFDLGFRAGNSEKREHTLQLGALTGVEAMTEGPLNKEKGSSYLLAYRYSFTGVAQNLGIPIGTAATPFYQDLSFKIVGGQTKFGKFTLFGLGAKSKIEFKHDKIDETDLFANPTRDTYFTSDIGLAGIKHFIKVNERSYVSTIIGVTYNGSNYLEDKIATSLKPLERNVENKTSQIHYSINSSYNVKVNARLFIKAGIISEVIALQLDARDKDSNSNWRQYWDFNDKTSLHQAYAQAKYKFNDKLVLNAGLHTQFLALNNSTSIEPRVGLKYQLTQKHSFSAGFGMHSQMQPIDVYFYRTRLQDGTYIQTNKDLGFTRSQHFVVGYDLLPAKDWRVKTEVYYQLLSNVPVTQDPSSYSMLNAGASFFPNDQNYLKNGGTGTNYGAELTLEKFFTKGYYALLTGTIYESKYKGSDGIEHNTAFNGKFVYNVLAGKEFKVGKEKRNVISIGFKMTQAGGRYYTPVDLAASQLANTQVVQGDDVAYSQRNPDFFRLDIKTGFTLNAKHSKLSQSVFLDIQNVTNNKNVFAQRYNPVTNTVNTAYQIGFFPNFVYKIQF, encoded by the coding sequence ATGAAAAATTTTACATTAATTTTTATTTTAGCAAGCTTTATCTGCCCGGTTTTAGTAAAAAGTCAAACAAGCAATGTGACTTCACAAACCATTCGCGGAGTGGTGGTCGACAAGCAATCGCAAACACCTATTCCGGGAGCAAATGTTATTTTGCCCGGAACCGACCCTGTTAAAGGTTCGGTAACTGATACCGAAGGCCGTTTCAAAATTACAGACGTAAAGGTAGGACGCTACGACCTCAAGATCTCTTACCTGGGCTACAAGGAAATTGTAATGCCAAACGTTATTGTATCGGCGGGAAAAGAAGTGGTTATGGAAATCGGTATGGAAGAAAATATTTCTTCACTGCAGGAGGTAGTTGTTGCGGGAACTAAAAAGAACGAAACACAAAATGAAATGGTTTCGGTAAGCGGGCGTTCTTTTTCAATGGAAGAAGTCAACCGCTATGCTGGTGGAAGATCAGATCCTTCAAGGCTTGCGGCGAACTTTGCAGGTGTTAGTTCTCCCGATGATTCACGGAATGATATTGTTATCCGCGGAAATTCTCCAACAGGTGTTTTGTGGCGCATAGAAGGTCTGAATATTCCAAATCCAAATCATTTTTCTACAGTAGGTACAACAGGCGGACCCGTAAGTGCTATTAATACTAACGTTATTAAGAACTCTGATTTTTTTACTTCTGCCTTTCCTGCTGAATATGGAAATGCAAATGCCGGTGTTTTTGATCTGGGTTTTAGAGCTGGTAATTCTGAAAAACGCGAACATACTTTGCAGTTGGGCGCTCTCACAGGGGTAGAGGCTATGACGGAGGGTCCGCTTAATAAGGAAAAGGGCTCGTCTTACTTGTTAGCTTACCGCTATTCTTTTACGGGTGTGGCCCAAAATCTCGGCATTCCTATCGGCACAGCTGCTACTCCTTTTTACCAGGATCTTTCTTTTAAAATTGTAGGTGGACAAACAAAATTTGGAAAGTTCACACTTTTTGGATTAGGTGCAAAAAGTAAAATAGAATTCAAACACGATAAAATTGACGAGACTGATCTTTTTGCGAATCCCACGCGCGATACTTATTTCACGAGTGATATTGGTTTAGCAGGTATAAAACATTTCATTAAAGTGAACGAACGTTCTTATGTGAGTACGATTATTGGTGTAACTTATAATGGAAGCAATTACCTGGAAGATAAAATAGCTACCAGTTTAAAACCCTTAGAGCGCAATGTAGAAAACAAAACCAGCCAGATTCATTATTCTATAAACTCTTCTTACAATGTAAAAGTAAACGCAAGACTTTTTATAAAGGCGGGAATTATATCTGAGGTCATAGCCCTGCAGCTCGATGCCCGCGACAAAGATTCCAATTCTAACTGGAGACAGTATTGGGATTTTAATGACAAAACATCTTTGCACCAGGCCTATGCACAAGCTAAGTACAAATTCAACGATAAACTCGTTTTAAATGCAGGTCTGCACACGCAATTTCTCGCTTTAAATAATTCTACTTCTATTGAACCACGCGTGGGATTAAAATATCAGTTAACGCAGAAACATTCATTTAGCGCTGGTTTCGGTATGCACAGTCAGATGCAGCCGATAGACGTTTACTTTTACAGAACACGTTTACAGGATGGAACTTATATTCAGACAAATAAAGATCTGGGGTTTACGCGCAGTCAGCATTTTGTTGTAGGATATGATTTACTTCCTGCCAAAGATTGGAGAGTTAAAACCGAAGTTTATTATCAGCTGTTATCTAATGTACCGGTAACTCAGGACCCGTCCAGTTATTCCATGTTGAACGCCGGGGCCAGCTTTTTTCCGAATGATCAGAATTATTTGAAGAACGGCGGTACAGGCACAAACTACGGAGCAGAATTGACACTGGAAAAATTCTTCACTAAAGGATATTACGCTTTACTCACCGGAACAATTTACGAATCAAAATACAAAGGCAGCGATGGTATCGAACATAACACAGCGTTTAATGGAAAATTTGTTTACAACGTTTTGGCAGGGAAAGAATTTAAAGTAGGCAAAGAGAAAAGAAACGTAATCTCTATAGGTTTTAAAATGACACAAGCCGGCGGACGGTATTATACTCCTGTTGATCTTGCAGCATCACAGTTGGCCAATACTCAGGTAGTGCAGGGCGATGACGTAGCTTATAGTCAACGCAATCCTGATTTTTTCAGACTCGATATTAAAACGGGTTTTACTTTAAATGCAAAACATTCCAAACTTTCACAATCGGTCTTTTTAGACATTCAAAATGTTACAAATAACAAAAACGTATTTGCTCAGCGCTACAATCCTGTTACAAATACCGTAAATACAGCTTATCAGATTGGCTTTTTTCCAAACTTCGTTTATAAAATTCAGTTTTAA
- a CDS encoding NADPH:quinone reductase, producing the protein MKKILVINGHPTKDSFCNAISDTYASAAVAQGNQLVVLNLYDLEFEINFKSGYSKREEPENDILLAQQKIKWADHIVIVHPVWWGSVPALLKGFFDTALLPGFAFKYRTEGPWWDKLLSGKTGHIIYTADTPIWVYKYFFMAPSVTQVKKRTLQFCGISKVKVTGIGPIRKSKPEFRQKWISKIMELGKKAA; encoded by the coding sequence ATGAAAAAAATTCTGGTGATAAATGGGCATCCCACTAAAGACAGTTTTTGCAACGCAATCAGTGATACTTATGCCTCTGCGGCTGTTGCTCAGGGCAATCAGTTGGTTGTTCTAAACCTTTACGACCTTGAATTTGAAATTAATTTCAAAAGCGGTTACTCTAAACGCGAAGAGCCGGAGAACGATATTTTATTAGCCCAGCAAAAAATCAAATGGGCCGATCACATTGTTATCGTTCATCCCGTTTGGTGGGGCTCTGTACCAGCTCTGCTCAAAGGGTTTTTTGATACTGCGCTTTTGCCTGGATTTGCGTTCAAGTATAGAACGGAGGGTCCGTGGTGGGATAAATTATTGAGTGGAAAAACGGGTCACATTATTTATACTGCCGACACACCAATCTGGGTTTACAAGTATTTTTTTATGGCTCCATCTGTAACGCAGGTTAAAAAAAGAACACTACAGTTTTGCGGGATTAGCAAAGTGAAAGTAACCGGTATTGGACCTATACGTAAATCAAAACCAGAGTTCAGGCAAAAGTGGATCTCAAAGATTATGGAGCTTGGAAAAAAAGCTGCTTAG
- a CDS encoding DNA-binding response regulator, with product MRAIIIEDEKLSAEHLATLLKKTDPAIQIMATYDSVKKSLEAFNKGVRADLLFVDVHLADGLSFDIFSKISIDTPVIFTTAYDEYAIRAFKINSVDYLLKPVGLSDLKQALDKFRKWSGHDQTAVLENISNAYQTITKQHKNRFMVKIGDTISSIKTEDISHFISEDGAVLLVTENKRYVVDYTLDNLETLISAELFFRINRKVLININSIQKVSSYFNGRLKLNLDFLKDEDGIVSRERVGDFKSWLDK from the coding sequence ATGAGAGCAATAATCATTGAAGACGAAAAATTGTCAGCCGAACATCTGGCAACTTTATTAAAGAAAACTGATCCGGCTATTCAGATTATGGCAACCTATGACTCAGTTAAAAAAAGTCTGGAAGCATTTAACAAGGGTGTACGAGCCGATCTTCTTTTTGTGGATGTTCATTTAGCGGATGGTTTAAGTTTTGATATTTTTTCGAAAATCTCCATCGATACACCAGTTATCTTTACGACAGCCTACGACGAATATGCTATCAGGGCCTTTAAGATTAATAGCGTAGATTATCTTTTAAAGCCAGTGGGTCTTTCAGATCTAAAACAAGCTCTCGACAAGTTCAGGAAATGGAGTGGCCACGATCAGACTGCCGTTTTGGAAAACATAAGCAATGCTTACCAGACTATTACCAAACAGCATAAAAACCGGTTTATGGTAAAAATCGGAGATACAATTTCGTCTATTAAAACAGAAGATATTTCTCATTTTATTTCTGAAGATGGTGCGGTGCTTTTAGTCACTGAGAATAAACGGTATGTTGTTGATTACACGCTTGACAATTTAGAAACACTGATCTCAGCCGAACTGTTTTTCAGAATAAACCGGAAAGTTTTAATCAACATAAATAGCATTCAAAAAGTAAGCTCCTATTTTAACGGACGCTTAAAATTAAATCTTGACTTTTTAAAGGATGAAGATGGTATTGTAAGTCGGGAAAGAGTCGGCGATTTTAAGTCCTGGTTAGACAAATAG
- a CDS encoding ATP-dependent Clp protease proteolytic subunit, translating to MSAPRLKDMIDEKLLSNRKVFLWGQVDDNSAKHVVERLLYLELRDPGKEIQLIINSPGGYVTSGMSIYDTIKTIQSPVSTVCSGFAASMASILLSAGAKGRRFVLQHGRVMIHQPSGGTGGNSADIEIQASELLKTKEISARLLAENCGQTVERIIKDFNRDYFMSAEESVEYGIADAVMERLITAA from the coding sequence ATGAGCGCACCCAGACTAAAAGATATGATTGACGAAAAGCTTCTGAGTAATCGAAAAGTTTTTTTGTGGGGACAAGTGGATGATAATTCTGCAAAGCATGTTGTAGAACGTTTGCTTTACCTCGAATTGAGAGATCCTGGCAAAGAAATTCAATTGATAATTAACAGTCCTGGCGGTTACGTGACTTCAGGAATGTCTATTTACGATACGATTAAAACCATTCAGAGTCCTGTATCAACAGTTTGCAGTGGATTTGCAGCTTCTATGGCATCTATACTTTTATCAGCCGGAGCAAAAGGAAGAAGATTTGTTTTGCAACACGGAAGAGTTATGATTCATCAACCCAGCGGTGGTACTGGCGGAAATTCAGCGGATATTGAAATACAAGCATCAGAATTATTAAAAACAAAAGAAATAAGCGCAAGACTTTTAGCGGAAAATTGCGGCCAGACGGTAGAACGCATTATAAAAGACTTTAACCGCGATTATTTTATGAGCGCTGAAGAGTCTGTAGAATATGGGATTGCTGATGCGGTGATGGAGAGATTGATAACCGCTGCCTAA
- a CDS encoding RNA polymerase subunit sigma-70, translated as MVTETKKAQTNEEIFVHAYKTAFPKVSLFVKKMGGNFDEAKDIFQDALVIYYEKTRTQPFEQEHSSAHYITGIARHLWYKKYRDSKSTKSLSSIADLKTEEEEDPKVSKNLLQFVEVSGKKCMELLKAFYYEKLNMKDLSLQFGFSGERSATTQKYKCLEKVRNAIKEKSLNKEDFYD; from the coding sequence ATGGTAACAGAAACAAAAAAGGCGCAGACAAATGAAGAGATCTTTGTTCATGCGTATAAAACGGCTTTTCCGAAAGTCTCGCTTTTTGTAAAAAAGATGGGCGGAAATTTTGACGAAGCAAAAGATATTTTTCAGGATGCACTTGTTATTTATTACGAAAAAACAAGAACACAACCTTTTGAGCAAGAACATTCTTCAGCTCATTATATTACAGGCATCGCGCGACACTTGTGGTATAAAAAATACCGCGATAGTAAATCAACCAAGTCCTTAAGCAGTATAGCCGATCTCAAAACAGAAGAAGAAGAAGACCCTAAAGTATCTAAAAATCTTCTGCAATTTGTTGAAGTATCCGGCAAAAAATGCATGGAACTTTTAAAAGCCTTTTATTACGAAAAACTAAATATGAAAGATTTATCTCTACAGTTCGGTTTTTCTGGCGAGAGGTCAGCAACTACACAAAAATACAAGTGCCTTGAAAAAGTTCGTAATGCCATAAAAGAAAAATCATTAAACAAAGAAGATTTTTATGACTGA
- a CDS encoding ATP-binding protein produces the protein MEIKKIYLNWSSGKDSALALYYLLQNRSYAVDYLLTSVNAFHNRVSMHGLRRDLLLEQVQSIGIPHGTIDLPEQPSNEEYEALMKNKAEGLKAKGFEYAGFGDIFLEDLRKYREEKLSTLSIRTVFPLWKKDTHELLNDFIEKGFKAIVICINADVLPVSFIGRVIDKTFISDLPEGVDVCGENGEFHTFCFDGPIFNYPVKFSVGETVFKEYDSAEKKHGFWFLDLLPLKE, from the coding sequence GTGGAAATAAAAAAAATATATTTGAACTGGAGCAGTGGTAAAGATTCAGCTTTAGCCCTGTATTATTTATTGCAGAATAGAAGTTATGCTGTAGACTATTTGCTTACATCCGTTAATGCTTTTCACAATAGGGTAAGTATGCATGGACTCAGAAGAGATTTATTATTGGAACAGGTTCAGTCGATTGGTATACCTCATGGCACCATTGACCTGCCCGAGCAGCCGTCTAATGAAGAATATGAAGCATTAATGAAAAACAAAGCCGAAGGTTTAAAAGCTAAGGGTTTTGAATACGCTGGTTTTGGGGATATTTTTTTGGAAGATCTCAGGAAGTATAGGGAAGAAAAGCTTTCAACTTTAAGTATCAGGACAGTTTTTCCTTTGTGGAAGAAAGATACGCATGAACTTCTTAATGACTTTATTGAGAAAGGTTTTAAAGCAATCGTTATTTGTATAAACGCAGATGTCTTGCCTGTTTCTTTTATCGGGAGAGTGATAGATAAAACTTTTATTAGTGATTTGCCGGAGGGAGTGGATGTTTGCGGCGAGAATGGAGAGTTTCATACTTTTTGTTTTGATGGCCCCATATTTAACTACCCTGTTAAATTTTCTGTTGGAGAAACTGTTTTTAAAGAGTATGACAGTGCTGAAAAAAAACATGGATTTTGGTTTTTGGATCTTTTACCGCTTAAAGAATAA
- a CDS encoding diguanylate cyclase translates to MAPYLTTLLNFLLEKLFLKSMTVLKKNMDFGFWIFYRLKNNNSRKMNRDKKNNADLNSMMCLDIYLTSLSQVEYLGIKNRIKPSYFKPHPLTSLGVPGSITKNVDQDLTVLQRFSKLHTWQVNLKEILATPHQALILTDGSLKIQWINEGFTKMTGYDLKQVVGQTPKLLQGKGTSEETKARIRKKINAGMPFTEEILNYRYNKEEYTCRLSIFQIHNSKNQVTHFLALESEVA, encoded by the coding sequence ATGGCCCCATATTTAACTACCCTGTTAAATTTTCTGTTGGAGAAACTGTTTTTAAAGAGTATGACAGTGCTGAAAAAAAACATGGATTTTGGTTTTTGGATCTTTTACCGCTTAAAGAATAATAATTCACGCAAGATGAACAGAGATAAAAAAAACAATGCTGATTTAAATAGCATGATGTGTCTGGATATTTATTTAACTTCTTTAAGCCAGGTAGAATATCTGGGTATTAAGAATAGAATTAAACCCAGCTACTTTAAACCGCATCCTTTAACAAGTCTTGGAGTACCGGGCTCGATTACCAAAAATGTTGATCAGGATCTTACCGTTCTACAAAGATTTTCTAAACTACACACATGGCAAGTGAATTTAAAAGAGATTTTAGCTACTCCGCATCAGGCCTTAATTCTAACAGATGGCTCACTAAAAATTCAATGGATCAACGAGGGATTTACTAAAATGACAGGTTACGATCTTAAGCAAGTGGTCGGGCAAACTCCAAAGTTATTGCAAGGAAAAGGAACTTCGGAAGAAACAAAAGCGAGGATCAGAAAAAAAATAAATGCAGGCATGCCTTTCACGGAAGAAATTTTAAACTACCGATACAACAAAGAAGAATACACATGCCGGCTTTCGATTTTCCAGATCCATAATTCTAAAAATCAGGTAACACATTTTTTAGCTCTAGAAAGCGAAGTAGCATGA
- a CDS encoding acyl-CoA thioesterase, whose translation MTTEEQIKNSETRIFKAVFPNTTNHYDTLFGGTAMQLMDEVAFIAATRFSRQRMVTMSSDRIDFKKPIPAGTIIELVGKVTYLGNTSLKVRVDIFIEQMYSNEREKAVTGEFTFVAIDESKKPVKILMQRNEQN comes from the coding sequence ATGACAACAGAAGAACAAATAAAAAACTCGGAAACGCGCATTTTTAAAGCAGTATTTCCGAATACAACAAATCACTATGACACCCTCTTTGGAGGAACCGCTATGCAACTGATGGATGAAGTGGCATTTATTGCTGCCACACGTTTCAGCAGGCAGCGCATGGTTACTATGAGCAGCGATAGAATTGATTTTAAAAAACCAATTCCCGCCGGAACAATCATAGAGCTTGTTGGTAAAGTAACATACCTTGGAAACACCAGCTTAAAAGTAAGGGTAGATATTTTTATCGAACAAATGTACTCCAATGAAAGAGAGAAAGCTGTAACAGGTGAATTTACATTTGTAGCCATTGATGAAAGTAAAAAGCCAGTTAAGATCCTGATGCAGCGAAATGAACAAAATTAG